A single Silvibacterium dinghuense DNA region contains:
- a CDS encoding DEAD/DEAH box helicase → MLSSALPSSLDSAAVPASLRWAHPVVQEWFVRRFGTPTEPQEEGWPHILAGKPVLISAPTGSGKTLAAFLIAIDALLRQAIEGRLDAATQVVYVSPLKALSNDVQKNLQAPLREIQELAMARGYLCPPILAAVRTGDSLPAERRAMLKQPPHILVTTPESLYILLTSEKSRQNLRRVRTVIVDEIHAVADDKRGSHLSLSLERLDALVRGENPLAPGDFVCGYVNGGHEAPQRIGLSATQNPIELVADFLGGARGGEVEIVQAGQRRGLDLGIEIPNEELGSVATTAVWESIHARIVELAAEHRSTLVFVNTRRMAERLAFALGELIGTENVAAHHGSLSRALRLESERRLKDGEIRVLVATASLELGIDIGSVDLVCQISTPRAIGVAMQRVGRAGHWRGATPKGRFFVTTRDDLIETAALIRAMRSGLLDRLEIPQKPVDVLMQQIVASCAAEPWEEQRLFELFRRAQPYRALTWDEFDEALCLLSEGIESSRGRYGSYLLRDRVHGQIQARRGARITAVTNGGTIPDLPLFHVIMQPEGVQIATLDEHFAVDSSPGDVILLGNTSWRIQRIESSGHVHVEDAHGQPPSLPFWTGEAPLRTWELSQFVSALRCEIAERTPTVEPGFISQSHEEVAATAAWLKDACAVNDSAAEQMIGYVAAGRAVLGTIPSVTTVVAERFFDEGGGMQLILHAPFGGRINKAWGLALRKRFCRGFNFELQAAATDNGLNISLAEQHSFPLSDVFQFLTTLTVKELLEQASLASPIFKSRWRWDACRSLQLLRFQKGKKVPPQIMRTRSDDLLASVFPQAAACFENIEGDIQIPDHPLVREVMRDVLQEAMDLEGLTKILAAMDSGAIRCVAIDTTTPSVFAHELVNAHPNAFLDEAGLEERRARAVAMRGLLPDQALGEAGRLSPAAIEEVRAQVWPDPRDEHELHDLLCSLVIVPQAMMDDPRTQHWGPFFASLERSRRAGFLFAGGRRYIAAAERLAELKLLWPDAAYDKQFIALPANIAGADEVLRKAMQGWMAILGPVTSRSLGERLGVAASEIWKQMLLLEASGTMLRGCFDHPPSAEPIAEEDVEWCERRLLQRIHKRTLHALRKQVEPVTPAVYMRFALDWQHLGPQRQLSGEQGLLEAIRGLEGFEAPAVEWERSILPQRVANYDPRWLDALTLTGVVGWGRISPHPAFATVEGGGPRRIVPTGMAPITFFLREEALWMDLCLQQRQIPGANLEACLSSLANRLRSCLAERGAMFPAELARLSGAPGEETALALWELVAAGLVTADGFDSLRQLVDPRRKQIFTAPARVRPAAQNRKAAGRWSMLAQAPLVDESLGEAAKRWESELESACMTLLRRYGVIFRDLLTRETSMPRWRDLVGMYRRMEARGTVRGGRFVSGFGGEQFALPEALEMLREVRRRPQAQAAITYAAADPMNLIDIVIPGERPAAIPGRTVTWPFAEEKEETDAPTTVSLFSSPALGFLETHP, encoded by the coding sequence ATGCTGTCCTCCGCGCTGCCTTCCTCGCTCGATTCCGCGGCTGTGCCTGCGAGCCTGCGCTGGGCGCACCCGGTGGTGCAGGAGTGGTTCGTGCGCCGCTTCGGCACGCCTACGGAGCCGCAGGAAGAGGGCTGGCCGCATATCCTTGCGGGAAAGCCGGTGCTCATCTCCGCGCCTACGGGCAGCGGCAAGACGCTGGCTGCGTTTCTGATTGCGATTGATGCGCTGCTGCGCCAGGCTATCGAGGGACGCCTGGATGCGGCCACGCAGGTGGTTTACGTTTCGCCGCTCAAGGCGCTCTCGAATGATGTGCAGAAGAACCTGCAAGCGCCGTTGCGTGAGATTCAGGAGCTGGCAATGGCTCGCGGCTATCTTTGTCCGCCGATTCTTGCCGCTGTGCGCACCGGCGACTCGCTGCCGGCCGAGCGCCGCGCCATGCTCAAGCAGCCGCCGCACATTCTCGTGACCACGCCGGAGTCGCTCTATATCCTGCTGACCTCGGAGAAGAGCCGGCAGAACCTGCGCCGCGTGCGCACCGTGATCGTGGATGAAATCCATGCGGTGGCCGATGACAAACGCGGTTCGCACCTGTCGCTGTCGCTGGAGAGGCTGGATGCGCTGGTGCGTGGAGAAAATCCGCTCGCGCCCGGCGATTTCGTCTGTGGATATGTCAATGGGGGCCATGAGGCGCCGCAGCGGATCGGGCTCTCGGCTACGCAGAATCCAATCGAGCTGGTGGCGGATTTTCTCGGCGGCGCGCGTGGTGGTGAGGTTGAGATTGTGCAGGCCGGGCAGCGGCGCGGGCTCGATCTCGGCATCGAGATTCCGAATGAAGAGCTGGGCTCGGTGGCGACGACGGCGGTGTGGGAGAGCATCCATGCGCGGATCGTCGAACTTGCGGCCGAGCATCGTTCGACGCTGGTCTTTGTGAACACGCGTCGCATGGCGGAGCGGCTGGCTTTTGCGCTGGGGGAACTGATCGGTACGGAGAACGTAGCCGCGCACCATGGCAGCCTTTCGCGTGCGCTGCGGCTGGAGAGCGAGCGGCGCCTGAAGGATGGCGAGATTCGCGTGCTGGTGGCGACGGCTTCGCTGGAGCTGGGCATCGATATCGGCAGCGTCGATCTGGTTTGCCAGATCAGCACGCCGCGCGCTATCGGCGTGGCCATGCAGCGTGTGGGACGCGCGGGCCACTGGCGCGGTGCGACGCCGAAGGGACGCTTCTTCGTGACCACGCGCGATGACCTGATCGAGACAGCTGCTCTGATCCGCGCCATGCGCAGCGGCCTGCTCGATCGGCTGGAGATTCCGCAGAAGCCGGTGGATGTGCTGATGCAGCAGATCGTCGCGTCCTGCGCAGCGGAGCCGTGGGAGGAGCAGCGTCTCTTCGAGCTCTTCCGCCGTGCGCAGCCGTATCGAGCACTGACGTGGGACGAGTTCGACGAGGCGCTCTGCCTGCTGAGTGAAGGCATCGAGTCCAGCCGCGGCCGCTATGGTTCGTATTTGCTTCGTGATCGCGTACATGGGCAGATTCAGGCGCGGCGCGGGGCGCGCATCACTGCTGTCACGAATGGCGGTACGATTCCGGATCTGCCGCTGTTTCATGTCATCATGCAGCCGGAGGGCGTGCAGATTGCCACGCTCGACGAGCACTTCGCGGTGGATTCGTCGCCGGGCGATGTGATCCTGCTGGGCAATACGAGCTGGCGCATTCAGCGCATCGAGTCGAGCGGGCATGTGCATGTGGAAGATGCGCATGGGCAGCCGCCGAGCCTGCCTTTCTGGACGGGCGAAGCGCCGTTGCGAACCTGGGAGCTGTCGCAGTTTGTCTCCGCGCTGCGCTGCGAGATCGCTGAGCGCACGCCTACAGTCGAGCCGGGGTTCATCAGCCAGTCGCATGAGGAAGTGGCGGCAACGGCGGCGTGGTTGAAGGATGCCTGCGCGGTGAACGATTCGGCTGCCGAGCAGATGATCGGTTATGTGGCTGCCGGGCGCGCGGTGCTGGGCACCATTCCATCTGTAACCACGGTTGTTGCAGAACGGTTCTTCGATGAGGGCGGCGGCATGCAGCTCATCTTGCATGCGCCCTTCGGCGGCCGCATCAACAAGGCGTGGGGATTGGCGCTGCGCAAGCGTTTCTGCCGCGGGTTCAATTTTGAGCTGCAGGCCGCGGCTACGGACAACGGGCTCAACATCTCGCTGGCCGAGCAGCACAGCTTTCCGCTGAGCGATGTCTTCCAGTTCCTGACCACGCTGACGGTGAAGGAACTGCTCGAGCAGGCCTCGCTGGCTTCACCAATCTTCAAGTCGCGCTGGCGCTGGGATGCGTGCCGGAGCCTGCAGCTGCTGCGCTTCCAGAAGGGCAAGAAAGTTCCTCCGCAGATCATGCGCACGCGCTCCGACGATCTGCTGGCCAGTGTTTTTCCGCAGGCTGCGGCGTGCTTTGAGAACATCGAGGGCGATATCCAGATCCCGGATCATCCGCTCGTTCGAGAAGTCATGCGGGATGTGCTGCAGGAGGCGATGGACCTGGAGGGGCTGACGAAGATTCTCGCCGCGATGGACTCGGGCGCGATCCGTTGCGTGGCCATCGACACGACGACGCCTTCGGTCTTCGCGCATGAGCTGGTCAACGCGCATCCCAATGCCTTTCTCGATGAGGCGGGGCTCGAGGAGCGGCGCGCGCGCGCCGTGGCCATGCGCGGCCTGCTGCCCGACCAGGCGCTGGGCGAGGCGGGACGGCTTTCGCCGGCGGCGATCGAGGAGGTGCGCGCGCAGGTATGGCCCGATCCGCGCGACGAACACGAGCTGCATGACCTGCTGTGTTCACTGGTGATAGTGCCGCAGGCGATGATGGACGATCCGCGCACGCAGCATTGGGGGCCGTTCTTCGCGTCGCTGGAGCGCAGTCGCCGCGCCGGGTTTTTGTTCGCGGGTGGGCGCAGGTATATTGCCGCCGCCGAGCGGCTGGCTGAGCTGAAGCTGCTATGGCCGGATGCTGCATATGATAAGCAATTCATTGCGCTGCCGGCGAACATTGCCGGCGCCGACGAGGTTCTGCGCAAGGCGATGCAGGGATGGATGGCGATTCTTGGGCCGGTGACCTCGCGCTCGCTCGGCGAGCGGCTGGGCGTTGCGGCATCCGAGATCTGGAAGCAGATGCTGCTGCTCGAGGCGTCGGGCACGATGCTGCGCGGGTGCTTCGATCATCCGCCTTCTGCTGAGCCGATCGCGGAGGAAGACGTCGAGTGGTGCGAGCGGCGGCTGTTGCAGCGGATTCACAAGCGAACCCTGCATGCCTTGCGCAAGCAGGTCGAGCCGGTGACGCCGGCGGTGTACATGCGCTTTGCTCTGGACTGGCAGCATCTTGGGCCGCAGCGACAGCTCTCGGGCGAGCAGGGGTTGCTGGAGGCGATTCGCGGGCTCGAGGGATTCGAGGCGCCAGCCGTCGAGTGGGAGCGGTCGATCTTGCCGCAGCGCGTAGCGAATTACGATCCGCGCTGGCTCGATGCTCTGACGCTTACCGGCGTGGTCGGATGGGGGCGCATCTCGCCGCATCCGGCATTTGCAACGGTCGAAGGTGGAGGGCCGCGGCGTATCGTGCCTACGGGCATGGCGCCGATCACCTTTTTTCTGCGCGAAGAGGCGCTGTGGATGGATTTGTGCCTGCAACAGCGACAAATTCCCGGGGCGAATCTGGAGGCATGCCTGAGTTCTCTGGCGAACCGGCTGCGCTCCTGCCTCGCGGAGCGCGGAGCGATGTTTCCTGCAGAGCTGGCGCGGCTCTCTGGCGCTCCGGGTGAGGAGACGGCGCTGGCGCTGTGGGAACTGGTTGCTGCGGGGCTGGTGACGGCCGATGGGTTCGACAGCCTGCGCCAGCTTGTGGACCCTCGGCGGAAGCAAATTTTTACCGCACCTGCGCGGGTGCGGCCTGCGGCGCAGAATCGCAAGGCCGCGGGGCGCTGGAGCATGCTGGCGCAGGCTCCGCTCGTCGACGAAAGTCTTGGCGAAGCTGCCAAGCGGTGGGAGAGCGAGCTGGAGTCTGCCTGCATGACGCTGCTGCGGCGTTACGGTGTGATCTTCCGCGATCTGCTGACACGGGAAACGTCGATGCCGCGCTGGCGTGACCTGGTCGGCATGTATCGCAGGATGGAAGCACGCGGGACCGTGCGCGGCGGGCGCTTTGTCTCCGGCTTTGGCGGAGAGCAGTTCGCGCTGCCCGAGGCGCTGGAGATGCTGCGCGAGGTGCGGCGCAGGCCGCAGGCTCAGGCAGCGATCACTTACGCTGCGGCAGATCCGATGAACCTGATCGATATTGTGATTCCGGGCGAGCGTCCGGCCGCGATTCCGGGCCGGACGGTGACATGGCCGTTTGCGGAAGAGAAAGAAGAGACAGATGCGCCGACGACGGTGAGCCTGTTTTCCTCTCCTGCCCTGGGTTTTCTTGAGACCCACCCATGA
- a CDS encoding KdsC family phosphatase, translating to MPASATLSAEDRARRIRLLLFDVDGVLTDGGIWLFPAPEAALSTAEHAESLADKGGFAFASGSMIEAKGFNAHDGSGVSLARLAGIRVGIVTKRVSEAVSLRARDMRVDHVYMGQAHKMQAVEEMMEKDGVTLEEIAYVGDDIIDLPVMRVCGLAIAVASARPQVKAAAHWVAPSPGGHGAGRDAVEFILEAKGVLDETIERYIEERSPGAGHFQP from the coding sequence ATGCCCGCATCCGCAACACTGAGCGCGGAAGACCGCGCCCGCCGCATCCGCCTGCTGCTTTTCGATGTGGACGGCGTCCTCACCGACGGCGGCATCTGGCTCTTTCCCGCGCCTGAAGCCGCACTCTCCACCGCTGAACACGCCGAGTCTCTTGCCGACAAAGGCGGCTTCGCCTTCGCCTCGGGCTCCATGATCGAAGCCAAGGGCTTCAACGCCCATGACGGCTCCGGCGTCTCGCTCGCCCGCCTCGCCGGCATCCGCGTAGGCATCGTCACCAAGCGCGTCTCGGAGGCGGTGTCTCTGCGCGCGCGCGATATGCGCGTCGACCACGTCTACATGGGGCAGGCCCACAAGATGCAGGCCGTCGAAGAGATGATGGAGAAGGATGGCGTCACACTCGAAGAGATCGCATACGTCGGCGATGACATCATCGATCTGCCCGTCATGCGCGTCTGCGGCCTGGCGATTGCCGTCGCCAGCGCCCGTCCGCAGGTGAAGGCTGCTGCGCACTGGGTTGCGCCCAGCCCCGGCGGACACGGCGCAGGACGCGATGCCGTCGAGTTCATCCTCGAGGCAAAAGGCGTGCTCGACGAGACCATCGAGCGCTATATTGAGGAACGCAGCCCCGGCGCAGGGCACTTCCAGCCATGA
- a CDS encoding DUF5522 domain-containing protein encodes MSEEMLVEGRDYYMDGPYLVFTAEYHLRRGYCCGSGCRHCPWRDEAQSGSAAPQPQKD; translated from the coding sequence ATGTCTGAAGAGATGCTGGTGGAGGGCCGTGATTATTACATGGACGGCCCGTACCTGGTGTTTACGGCGGAGTATCATCTCCGCCGTGGTTACTGCTGTGGCTCGGGGTGCCGTCACTGTCCGTGGCGCGACGAGGCGCAGAGCGGTTCCGCCGCGCCGCAGCCACAGAAAGATTGA
- a CDS encoding ArnT family glycosyltransferase: MIENSRRTLRAPHLQAPWTLFWVGFLVRVVYITVAHTYRVPAYADHFKFGYEMGRVARALVTGAGYADPFNGHTGPTAWVPPAYPLLIAGAFKLFGVYSLFAGWALLVFNSLFNAAAARWVYEIAARCFHRKVAVWSGWIWALYPAVMEYATRWVWETAISTALFTFVLLLALRMRRVGEPVDEGQEHRAATLGQWLFFGLIWGIIALSNSTMLLFLPVCGLWILMGSKPLSQTILKAVAAGVLCMAVITPWIVRNWQAFHAFVPMRSNFGAELYAGNGPGSMGFRYGALIGLPEQEPQHKLYKQLGEIEYVRKRGQLAKEYIAAHPGHFAQLSLERFDFFWASVPHPTDKHWFLDFIRQLDYCLPSITGVLGLLLALKRRVPAAGLFAWAFVLLPFTYYFVTVEARFRHPLEPLIVILSVYLFQSAERRRASTAAAAQA, from the coding sequence ATGATCGAAAACTCCAGGCGCACGTTGCGCGCGCCCCATCTCCAGGCACCGTGGACGCTCTTCTGGGTCGGCTTCCTCGTCCGTGTTGTCTACATCACGGTCGCGCATACCTATCGCGTCCCCGCGTATGCCGATCACTTCAAGTTCGGCTACGAGATGGGCCGCGTCGCACGCGCGCTGGTCACCGGCGCGGGCTACGCCGATCCCTTCAACGGACACACCGGCCCCACAGCATGGGTGCCGCCGGCCTATCCGCTGCTCATTGCCGGAGCGTTCAAGCTCTTCGGCGTCTACTCGCTGTTCGCCGGCTGGGCACTCCTCGTCTTCAACAGCCTCTTCAACGCGGCCGCCGCACGCTGGGTTTATGAGATCGCCGCACGCTGCTTCCACCGCAAGGTTGCCGTGTGGTCGGGATGGATCTGGGCTCTCTACCCGGCGGTGATGGAGTATGCCACGCGCTGGGTCTGGGAGACAGCCATCTCGACCGCGCTCTTCACCTTTGTGCTGCTGCTGGCGCTGCGCATGCGTCGCGTGGGCGAGCCTGTAGACGAAGGACAGGAACACCGCGCAGCCACACTCGGACAGTGGCTGTTCTTCGGACTGATCTGGGGCATCATCGCCCTCTCGAACTCCACCATGCTGCTCTTCCTTCCCGTCTGCGGGCTCTGGATACTGATGGGCAGCAAGCCGCTGTCGCAGACCATCCTGAAAGCTGTGGCCGCAGGCGTGCTCTGCATGGCCGTCATCACGCCATGGATCGTACGCAACTGGCAGGCCTTCCATGCCTTCGTGCCCATGCGCTCCAACTTCGGCGCCGAGCTCTACGCCGGCAACGGTCCCGGCTCCATGGGCTTTCGTTACGGCGCGCTCATCGGCCTGCCTGAGCAGGAGCCGCAGCACAAGCTCTATAAGCAGCTCGGCGAGATCGAGTATGTACGCAAGCGCGGCCAGTTGGCCAAGGAGTACATCGCCGCGCATCCGGGCCATTTCGCACAGCTTTCGCTCGAGCGTTTCGACTTCTTCTGGGCCAGCGTGCCGCATCCCACCGACAAGCACTGGTTTCTCGACTTCATCCGTCAGCTCGACTACTGCCTGCCCAGCATCACCGGCGTGCTCGGCCTGCTGCTCGCGCTCAAGCGGCGCGTGCCCGCGGCCGGACTCTTCGCATGGGCCTTCGTCCTGCTGCCGTTTACGTATTATTTTGTGACCGTGGAAGCACGCTTCCGGCATCCCCTTGAGCCGCTCATCGTGATCCTCTCGGTCTATCTCTTCCAGTCCGCCGAACGGCGCCGGGCCTCAACGGCTGCGGCCGCGCAGGCGTGA
- a CDS encoding VWA domain-containing protein, which translates to MKLPRHLCLFAACCTGAGLMSAFAPALAQDQLKQSPEQSSFTLKVTSDLVLTNVVVRDKKTGDIVHGLTSKDFTVLENGKPQSIASFDFESVDQAAPLNEATISGSSGKSLFNAKTGVAKPEELRNHRLIVLFFDLTSMQPEDIERSVEAARDYINKQMAPADLVSVVSLDTNLSLDQDFTQNKQLLLNAVNNYDPGAGQGFQPGATSTTNQVEDTTAFTADESEYNDLNTDRELFAISSIAKSLAYINEKKSMLYFSGGIQRDGIENQASLRSAINSAVRSNLSIYSVDTRGLQAISPLGDASTGSLRGTSSYNGAGLQNNMDSNYNTQEVMATLSSDTGGKAFFDSNDFSPAFERVQRDTSAYYVIGFRSTDTRKDGRYRRLTIKVNRPDVKLEYRPGYYAPADFLHSNREDRERQLEDELASDLPATDVAVYLQALYFRTDETHYFVPVSLVVPGSQIPFVKGGDKDKATLDIIGEVKEASGRSIGQARQTVKLSIDQAQQVRQKNVQYSTGFTLPIGKYHLKFVVRENETGRMGSFEADIQVPDQRRIPLKMSSVVLASQMIPAPKNSDNPLDRDGQQLVPNLPHVFRQDQHLYFLYEVYAPSHVGTASSDPKAAKEAEKNPKAPVKVLTSIEFLKDGAKSFETPLVEASSVNVPNRDAVAFQFDVPLNGLKPGLYTCQVNVIDDAGGSFSFPRTAVLIREPAPAPTTPAAPAQGGTPTPSSPGN; encoded by the coding sequence ATGAAACTACCCCGTCATCTTTGCCTCTTCGCCGCCTGCTGCACAGGCGCAGGCCTCATGTCTGCTTTCGCGCCTGCTCTCGCGCAAGATCAGCTGAAGCAGTCGCCCGAACAGTCCTCCTTCACCTTGAAGGTGACCAGCGATCTGGTCCTGACCAACGTGGTGGTGCGCGACAAGAAGACCGGCGACATCGTGCACGGCCTCACCAGCAAGGACTTCACCGTACTCGAGAATGGCAAGCCCCAGTCGATCGCCAGCTTCGACTTCGAAAGCGTGGACCAGGCCGCGCCGCTGAATGAGGCGACCATCAGCGGCAGCTCAGGCAAGAGCCTCTTCAACGCCAAGACCGGCGTAGCCAAGCCCGAAGAGCTGCGCAATCACCGCCTGATCGTGCTCTTCTTCGACCTCACCTCGATGCAGCCCGAAGACATCGAGCGCTCGGTCGAAGCCGCACGCGACTACATCAACAAGCAGATGGCTCCTGCCGATCTCGTCTCGGTCGTTTCTCTGGATACGAACCTCTCGCTCGACCAGGACTTCACGCAGAACAAGCAGCTGCTGCTGAACGCCGTGAACAACTACGATCCCGGCGCAGGTCAGGGCTTCCAGCCTGGCGCAACCAGCACGACAAACCAGGTGGAAGACACCACCGCCTTCACCGCCGACGAGAGCGAATACAACGACCTCAACACCGACCGCGAACTCTTTGCCATCTCCTCGATCGCAAAGTCGCTCGCGTATATCAACGAGAAGAAGTCGATGCTCTATTTCTCGGGCGGCATTCAGCGCGACGGCATCGAGAACCAGGCTTCGCTGCGTTCGGCCATCAACTCTGCCGTACGCTCCAATCTCTCGATCTACAGCGTGGACACGCGCGGCCTGCAGGCCATCTCCCCGCTCGGCGACGCCTCCACCGGAAGCCTGCGCGGAACCAGCAGCTACAACGGCGCGGGTCTCCAGAACAATATGGACTCGAACTACAACACGCAGGAAGTCATGGCGACGCTCTCGTCGGACACCGGCGGCAAGGCCTTCTTCGATTCGAACGATTTCTCCCCGGCCTTCGAGCGTGTGCAGCGCGACACCTCGGCCTACTATGTCATCGGCTTCCGCTCCACCGACACGCGCAAGGATGGCCGCTATCGCCGCCTGACCATCAAGGTGAACCGGCCCGATGTGAAGCTCGAATATCGCCCCGGCTACTACGCGCCGGCGGACTTCCTGCACTCGAACCGCGAAGACCGCGAACGGCAGCTCGAAGACGAGCTGGCCAGCGACCTGCCCGCGACCGACGTCGCCGTCTATCTGCAGGCGCTCTACTTCCGCACCGACGAGACACACTACTTCGTGCCGGTCTCCCTCGTCGTACCCGGCTCGCAGATCCCCTTTGTCAAAGGCGGCGACAAGGACAAGGCCACGCTCGACATCATTGGCGAAGTGAAGGAAGCCTCCGGCCGCTCCATCGGCCAGGCGCGCCAGACAGTGAAGCTCTCGATCGACCAGGCGCAGCAGGTGCGGCAGAAGAACGTCCAGTATTCGACGGGCTTCACGCTGCCCATCGGCAAATATCACCTCAAGTTTGTCGTGCGCGAGAACGAAACCGGCCGCATGGGCTCCTTCGAGGCCGACATCCAGGTCCCCGACCAGCGCAGGATTCCCTTGAAGATGAGCTCGGTGGTGCTGGCCAGCCAGATGATCCCCGCGCCGAAGAACAGCGATAATCCGCTCGACCGCGACGGCCAGCAGCTGGTGCCGAACCTGCCGCATGTCTTCCGCCAGGACCAGCACCTCTACTTCCTCTATGAGGTGTACGCGCCCTCGCATGTCGGCACGGCCAGCAGCGATCCCAAGGCCGCGAAGGAAGCCGAGAAGAATCCCAAGGCTCCGGTCAAAGTGCTGACGAGCATCGAATTTCTGAAGGATGGCGCGAAGAGCTTCGAGACGCCTCTGGTCGAAGCCAGCAGCGTCAACGTGCCCAATCGCGACGCCGTGGCCTTCCAGTTCGACGTACCGCTGAATGGCTTGAAGCCTGGGCTCTATACCTGCCAGGTCAACGTCATCGATGATGCCGGAGGCAGCTTCAGCTTCCCGCGCACGGCCGTGCTGATCCGCGAGCCCGCACCGGCTCCCACGACACCGGCAGCACCGGCACAGGGAGGCACTCCAACGCCATCCTCGCCCGGAAATTAA
- a CDS encoding glycoside hydrolase family 5 protein, with amino-acid sequence MTCFRSLLHRASVLSASALIGLSLLTAPRHAQAADSGFAHTSGQQIVDGNGQPLYLRGINLGNWFETEGYMFHFEHGPQSTREIEALTNELLGPDASARFWHEWREKYITRDDIAYLHQIGLNSIRIPIDYRYFTPGNDEGFRLLDRVIGWAGENHIYVVIDMHAAPCGQTGTNIDNSWGYPWLYDSEECQRQTVEIWTRIAAHYTNNKTVLGYDLLNEPVPHYPSLQKYNDKLEPVYKKIVAGIRTVDKHHIVILGGAQWDTNFKVFGPPFDTNTVYQLHKYWMDPVQASIQTYVDFSKQYNVPVWLGESGENNDAWIGKFVTVLEQNHIGWAFWTYKKIDTTSSIVSAPKPRYWDEIVAYSQLPEGTGNAEKRIGARPPQDHIQAAFDDLLKNVEFANCVKNPGYIQALGLKEQ; translated from the coding sequence GTGACTTGCTTTCGCTCTTTGCTGCACCGTGCGTCGGTGCTCTCTGCCTCAGCCCTGATCGGACTCTCTCTTCTCACCGCGCCCCGGCACGCACAGGCCGCAGACAGCGGCTTCGCGCACACCAGCGGACAGCAAATTGTGGACGGCAACGGCCAGCCGCTCTATCTGCGCGGCATCAACCTCGGCAACTGGTTTGAAACCGAAGGCTACATGTTCCACTTCGAACATGGCCCGCAGTCCACGCGTGAAATTGAAGCACTGACCAACGAGCTGCTCGGGCCCGATGCCTCGGCTCGCTTCTGGCACGAGTGGCGCGAGAAGTACATCACCCGCGACGACATCGCCTATCTGCATCAGATCGGCCTGAACTCGATCCGCATCCCCATCGATTACCGCTATTTCACTCCCGGCAATGACGAGGGATTTCGCCTTCTGGACCGCGTCATCGGCTGGGCGGGTGAAAACCACATCTACGTGGTCATCGACATGCACGCCGCGCCCTGCGGACAGACCGGCACGAACATCGACAACAGCTGGGGCTACCCCTGGCTCTACGACAGCGAGGAGTGCCAGCGGCAGACCGTCGAAATCTGGACGCGCATCGCCGCCCATTACACAAACAACAAGACCGTGCTCGGCTACGACCTGCTGAACGAACCCGTGCCGCACTATCCCTCGCTGCAGAAGTACAACGACAAGCTCGAGCCGGTCTACAAAAAGATCGTCGCCGGCATCCGCACCGTGGATAAGCATCACATCGTCATCCTGGGCGGCGCGCAGTGGGATACGAACTTCAAAGTCTTCGGGCCGCCCTTCGATACGAACACCGTCTACCAGCTGCACAAATACTGGATGGACCCGGTGCAGGCCTCCATCCAGACCTACGTCGATTTCTCGAAGCAATACAACGTGCCGGTGTGGCTCGGCGAATCAGGCGAGAATAACGACGCATGGATCGGCAAATTCGTAACCGTGCTGGAGCAGAATCACATCGGATGGGCCTTCTGGACGTACAAGAAGATCGATACCACCTCCTCGATCGTCTCCGCGCCCAAGCCCCGCTACTGGGACGAGATCGTCGCCTACTCGCAGCTTCCCGAGGGAACCGGCAACGCCGAGAAGCGCATCGGCGCGCGGCCGCCCCAGGACCACATCCAGGCCGCATTCGATGACCTGCTGAAGAACGTCGAGTTTGCGAACTGCGTGAAGAATCCCGGCTACATCCAGGCGCTGGGGCTGAAAGAGCAGTAG